From the genome of Nicotiana tabacum cultivar K326 chromosome 17, ASM71507v2, whole genome shotgun sequence:
CTCCAAACCTCCGGCTCTTGTTAACACCACACCCCGTCTCATCATTCAGAACTATATCATCTGCAATTAACACACACCATGGAACCTTCCCTTGAATGTGTCACTTCAATGCGTCCATCGCCACAGAAAATAAAAACGGGATAAGGGCTAATCCCTGATGCAGCCCAGCACAACCAGGAAGTGTTCTGAGTATCCTCCATTGTCCTCACTcgtgtcttagctccatcatatatGTCCgtaatcaccctaatgtatgtTACAGGCACACCTTTAGACTCCAAACACCTCCATAGAACCTCCCTCGGGACTTTGATATAGAAACAAAAAGATAATATTATCCCATCCTATATGATCAGAAAATAAAAGTATGCATCTCAGGCCATCTCTTCAATCAAAATGCCAATAGAGCTCGCTCTCACACTTCCCCATTTAAGATTTAAGCCCTATGAGTAAAATAAatgttgaaaataatttaacCATATTTAGATTATTACCTTCCAAGTTGGCCAAGAAGAGTAGTGATAGCAGCAGCATTGTGCTCCGTTGTACAATAGTCCAATAAATCCAATAGTGGACAGGCAATTTTGTCAAACATCCAATCCCAGCTCTGCTTGAGagatcaaaaaataaaaacagaattAGGCAAAAACTTCTGAGGAATGAACTAAAAGTAGGAAGTAATACCCTACCCCAAACCCCCACCTTATTGCCCAATAGGAACTAAGCAAGCAAATTATCACAGattctattttaaaagtaaaaagataTTCCAATAACATCCTCCATTGAGAAAAAAATCCAACACAAGATTGAGTGAGCATTAAAGAAgattcaaatacaacaatttaggAGTTCCAAAAGTTAAGAATTTGGTGTAGTAGTAGGCATTAACTAACTTCAATTGCTCTCCTAAACGTCTACTAAACGAATAGAATCACCAGAGAGAATTTCGCAACTATGCAACCTAGCCATTCATTGCAATATAGAAGTACATCTTGCTAGCCCAAAATAAACGACATACCATGCATAGAGATAAATTGCATAAGAACTAACTGAAAAGAAATATTAGTCCTCCCTTCCaattaaagggtgtaatttctaATAAGACTCACATTAACACACTTTTACCATTCCTAAATGAAATccatttgtattttctttctcttttccatCCTTCTGCAAACATAAAGTCCAGGAGTTTTTGTTTTTGGCCAAAATAAGGGTCTGTTATGTAACAGCACCACATTTTTAAGTAAATGCATTTGCATCTCATTTTGGGTTAATAGGAATCGGAGTGAATTCAAACTTTGTGCCAAAGGAATCTTTGACCTAAATGAATCAAATAACCTATAACAAAATCAGAGAAAAAGAATTAAAAGCAACAAATATACTGAACAAAGACAAATGGCAGGTACAGGGATAACAGGTGGCGAAGCATGGAGGGGGGTTTGGTAGACAGGCGAGAGGATCGGAGGAGGGGTTAGTGGGTTTGATTGCATGAGGGGAGGAAAGAGAAAAGTATGCATAGGAGTAAAAGCACCCCTTTTATCCCATGAGAGGATGGATAAAATTATACCAAGAAGAGGTTCATAATCCCGGATGCTGCCCATTATCCAGTCCCATCCTCTCAAACAAACACAAATATTGGATATTTCCCGTTTTAGAACTCTTGACTAAGCAGACCCCGTTCCCCTCCCACACTTTATTCCCGATCTATATCTTGAGGTCATACAGACCATTTCAATAACCACATTAATCATCTCCATTCCTGGATTAAATGCCATAATTTACTGAAGCTCAGAGCAGCTCTGGAAAACTACGCGTCAAAGGAAAACAAATGCAACACCAGCAGAAGAAATGTGGCCACAGCACACTATGCACCAATATCAAACAAGATCCAAAGTCAAAACTAAATCTAAGGAGACCTGTTCAGCAGAAGTGTCTGAACTGCATGTAGAACCTCTTGAGGTTTGGAAAAACAATGCTCATAAAGGTTTGAACGTGATCTATGAAGCTAGGTCCCAAGTTGTTTGCTAAATGCTTTCATATTAAAATGTCTAAAAGTAGCTCTAccttttttataaattaaaaattaaaaaaataacaaaaactctCTAAAGCAATTAACAAAGGATGGTAACTAACGTTTGTACGAGAGCTCTCTGCAGAAAATATAACTAGGCTGTAAATTCGGACCAATTTGTGCGCAAGAATAATCAAATGTTCAAGCGCTTCTCATTTGAGCTACAGACTGTTCATATTGCATATCCAGCACTAGCAAATTAAGGCATCAATGATTAATTGGATTGTTAAGCTAAAGCATTACTCCTTTTCCATCTGCAACTATAAGAAATGGAGCATCTATTACTAGTAAGAAATCAGCATCCACTACTGAATGATCAACAAATAGATTTTGGCTCTCCCCTTGCAAGTGGAGTTCCTAAATATGGATGCtagaaaatgatggaaaatgacGTGCAAAATGCTGAAGCATTCTACAATAATGCACAAAAATGCTGCAGCGTACTACAACATCACACAACTGCCTATCATTAGGCACTGAAAGTGCAACAAATATCTAAGGCCATGCATTAGGACCTTTTATTAACTATCTTTAACACACTAGTCATTTGAATAACCTTTCTACAAGCTTCTCCTCACAATAAAAAGAACAGTACTATTCGAAATTATGTTTTTCTAGAtagagaaaaattattttattaaagagTCGACAAACCACGAAAAAACCGATAGTACGCGAAAGTACTTCTCACTACCTTTTGATAAGATTTTGTTTTGGGATAAGTCACTAATTATTGATAATATTTTCAGCCAGAACTCTTTTACTTATGAAGGAAAAGACACTATTTCCTGCAGTAGAACGATGCCATTCACTTAAGTAAAAAGTATGATCCACTTTATGTTCCAACGTCCTATAATAGCACTCAAATATCCACACTTTTTTTTGCACCTGGAACAAGAAAGAAATAGAGAGAAACAGCAAAGAGGACAGAAGTTCACAAGATTATAGAGTAAACGAGTAAAATAAGTAAAAACCATACCATGAAACCTGCAACAAGCTCCACAAGTGCAAGGGTATCAGTTAACTGGCATGAATTCTCAGAAATAACAAAGGCCCACTGGACTAAATCTACGTCATCTGAGGATTCATCAGTTTTCCTTCCATCACATTTGACTCTGCGTCTTGATGAGTTCAATGACTCCATCAAATCCGACCCCACAGCAGAGCAAGCATAACTGTTAAGACTATCCAAGAGGGATGATGCAACAATATCCATGGTAGCTGCACCCTCTGAAAACGGGCATTTACTACCGGAACAAATCTTAGACAATGACTCAACCGAAGATCCTATACAGGAAAGAGGATCAGGAGATAATCTATTCTTGTGAATAAGCATCACCAATGACTTCACCACAGTCATAGCCAAACCATACTCTTTGAGGATAAAGTATTTAGAACCACATAGATAGGCAAATATATGAAGAATGTTTAGAGCATCAGACCTCCGCATCCTTAAGATGTTGCAGGAAGCCTCACAAACAAAACCAACATGGTCAACCGCGGAACATACTGATGCTAGCAAAATGCCTCCAATTAGCAACAACTGAGTAGGAGCTGTTTGCTTGCACAAGCTTACACTATGGCCATCCAAAATAAGATTGATTCCTGAATTGGTTGCAAGCTTTGAATCAGAACTTACAGCAGGCACCAACAATTTATCATGCAAAAGAAAATCCTCCATAAGAGAAAGTACATCATAAAAGTTGCAATATTCCACAAATATCCTTCTTGTATCTTCATGTGAGAGTTCTGCAAATATGGAAAATTAAAAGTAGGCTTAGTATATACAAAGTAAGCTTTTCAGGAAACATCTTAACGCAAATAAATAATGAGGCCAGAAACCTGTATATATGTGCTGAGCAACAGAATTCACAAAAAGGGTCAGGTCCCTCTCCCAATCATCTCCAAAGGCTCTCGTTGCAGTATCAGAAATGTAGAGCAGTAAGAGTGAAAAGAAGACACAGGTCTTCTCCCTGGAAAAAGTGGCAAGAAAGAAGATAAAATGTTAGCTCTTGTTTCAAAATCAACATATTCATTCACATTTGAACCCATTTCTATGCTAATGAAGCATCGGAATAACACTTGAGACGGACAAAGGACAAGAATAATGCACATAAATTAAGGGCATTGTACGTGCCTAAGAATGACAATCAAATGCTGGCTCGAAGCATCTTAAATCCATgcaaacaactttaaaaatgtaGACACTCCAGATTGCAAAACGAAATAAGGCAGctacaaaagaaaacagaatagATTATATGACTTAGAAATATCGAAGAGGTTGCAGTTCAAGCATACAGAATAAGCTTTGACATATACTCCGATATCGGAAGTTGACTAGAAAAAGTTAGTACTGTCCATCCATTATTCATATGAGAGGTAATAATATGATACAATTGAGGTCAAGTACTCCGAGATGTGAGCTAGTCTTCTAATTTCTTTGTAATAGTTGGAAGTAAAATTTGACAAGAGTAACATCATTGCATCATATTACAAGAACAAAATATATACACAGTTGCAAGGTACTTCTTCCTGGAGAAAAGCACATGATTTTGGGATATCCCACTACCATGAAGTAAACATGACTATCAAATTTGGCACAAGCATAAAACATACGGCTGTAACCATTGACACACATTTGAAATTCAGTCTGTCAAGCGACATATATTTGACAACTTTATTCATGGCCATGTGACCTTAGGCTAGATCATTTTTTATCTTCTCTCTGATAATTGTAGGCTTTGGGCTAAATCCTACCTTTTAAACTCTTAGGGTGTGTGGAAATCATTGTATAACAGCCTAGTAATTACCAAGACCGGTttgtttggttgcacaagtgCAATTACATAGTTAAGAcattttttatattaataaatgttaacaataaaaattaaaataaacttttTAGTTGAACAAGTAAATAAATTTTAATGTGTGGCATATTATTACTAGGTATTCAGAATACACATTTTTTAAATGTAACTAATAATTATAAACTGGTAACTAATATCATAAAGAATAATTGATATCCCTACCCATGTGAATATAATATGAAATTCATGACTACTTGTATTTTCTAAATAACAAAGGGCAGACATAAAGTATTTTTCTATAATTAGTATTTATGTCAATGAATAGAAAACTAAGCAAGGAAGGGGAGCCTTGAAGCAACGATAAAGTTGTCTCCTTGTGACTTAttggtcacgggttcgagccgtggaagcagctACTAATAATTGCATTAGGGTAGATtgttgtctacatcacaccccttggggtgcGACCCTTCCGCGGTCCCTGCGTGAATGATGTATGCTTTGTGCGTTGGGCTGTCCCTTAATAGAAAAATAAGCAAGTAGAACATGAAATTGTTTTTACAAGTCTTTCTCATATATTTGAAGCAAAGAGAATGACTGCAAAAAGagtaaaatattttggaaaagaaGATAATAGACAATTTGAAAAGCTGCCTTGTTATTACACGTAATTACCAACAAATTCCGCCTCTTTCGAAAATTGGGGAGTGTAATTGCTCCCTGTCAATTACACCTAATTAATTACTCGGCCATACTAACGGTCCAAAAGTGTGTAATTACACCCAAATCCAATTACATGGTGGCTTTCCAAACATGCTCTTGTAAACATATGAAAGAAAATGGAAGTATAACTTTAAGCATAGAGACTTTGCTTATACCATATTGATATCTGAAGAACAAAGTATAGGTGGATATCCctgatccaaaaaaaaaaagtatgggtggatgattttggtatgtccAATGCAAAGTAAGCATGAAACCCAACTAGGAGGACGAATATACAACAATAGAATAGCTAGCTTACTTGTTTGAGATATCTTCAAGTTTCAAAAGAGTGACCAAAATACTCCTAAGAGAAGGATCTGATGATGCAGAGCACTGAGCAAGACAACTGCTGGTAGCACGGTAAATACTGGAAATGCTATTTTCGGCGTTGTTATTTGAAAAGATGACACAATACTTGGCAAAACTATCCCATAATGAGACCACTCTCCTTTCCAATGGAATCTGCAACCCCTCACTTGCAGGAGCAGCTAAATCTGATCTGCACAATGCTGATGCATTTGCATAGGAACTGCAGAATAACTTACAAGCTGTGTCAAGGTTTAATCTCTTAGATGAATCAACATGATCTCTTTTCTTGGAAAATGATGAATTATCTGAAGGATCCAAGGTACAATGTTTTAACTGGTTAGAATTGATTTCCACATTGATGACATCTAAACTGTCTGATGAAACCAGAGTCCCCATTGCATTTGAGAATCCCTGATATAAAGGTGAGCTAATCGATTCAAGTGCCTCACTGCTATGGCACTGAATCTCAGGAAGTGTAGGTGATAAAGGCATTTCAATTGCTAGACAATAAGACTCTTCATCAGTATCACTATCCAAATTGAGAAGCTTCATATAATCACCACGGACAAGTTCATCAATATATCCCAGGTCATCATCTTTCCCATCCTTCCAATCCTGGGCAGTTTCTGGAAGGCTATAGACAGTTGGAGATGGATGTGTGCAGACATCAGATTGGACACCACAGCTGTCAAACTTTGTCTTTGCCACACTATTCTTGTTTGAAGGATGCAGGCCTAGTTCACAGGATGTTCTTCTTTTCTTGCGAGATATAAAATGCTCGCTGCACGTATCGTGTTGCATTTCAGCTACCAAATGCTTTTTCTCAACAGCAGGTCCATCTGTTCTACTATTAAACTTACCATCATGTAGAGAGGTTTTCTCTGAAAGCTGCCTTTGCCACTTGTTACCCCTGGAATTTAAGATTCCATTAGATTCAATGGCATCAATGGATCTCCTCATCCTCTTATAATGTGGACCTCTCCTCTCAGTAGAAATACAACTGATAGGACTCTTGACATTACTGTCAGCAATTGCTACAACATTCTCAATGCACTTTTTTCTTGCATCTCCAGGCAAACTGGATATGGTCAGTTCTACGTCCAATTTTTCTTCAGCTGATTTAGCTGATGTTGTGATGGAAGCACATCTGTCCTGTGAGCCCACCAATAGCCCATCAGAAAATGATGCCGAACTGGAATTCATGGCAGAACTCTGTAACACTTTTTTGCTGGAACCTCTAAGTAAAGGCTCCAATTTAGAGTTAATACCTGATAATGATACAGGGTTGTTCACTCCAGATATCGGAAGCGAAGGTACATTACATTCTATCTTTTGCTTGGACAAATCAGACCCAACAGCAGCTAATTGCACGGAATCATTTCCAAAATGACAGTGCGTGTCAGAAGCTACCAAACTAGAATAATTGCTTTTCAAGTTGAAGCTGCAAACCTGCAAAGCATGAAGATCATATCATTAAGAGACCATCGAAATAGAGTTTGCATCCATTTAATTAGAGGGGGGGAAAAGGAATAAAGACAAACCAAATATAAATTAAATGGGTGTTTATCTGAAAATGGGGCAGGTAAATACGAGTGATCTTTCTGAACATATCACATACTATTTTCAAGATTCTGCCAAACATTCTGCAAGATTGTGCATGACCTCAAAAATAGTCAATGTTAATGAAGCTCAACAAATTCTTGAAAATGTTAAACTAATTGTTCAAACAGTCACAGTTTCTGTTCTTACCAACTCCAGTTTTGGTAGAAAATTTCCAAGTAAAATACAAACTTCCCCAAGGTTTCTTGAGAAAACTTAATCGAAAACACCTTCCTTACTATATAAGAGCTTCAACAATGCCAAGAACAAGAGAAACAAACCTTTTCAAGGGCATGCTCATCACCTTGAAAGAAGCAACCGTCCAGTATGTTTAGACGTCTCGAGAAGTGAACAAGCTCCTGCTTTAAGCTAACTAGATTCTGCTGCAGTATATAGTTACGGGTTTTTTCGAACTTAGCTACTTTTTTAGCATGCTTTACCAGCATCTTTTCAAGCTTCAACTGCTTTTGCAACAGCTTAACTTTAGCAGTTTCAACATGCACACTACTATCATGTGCACGAAGAGGACAATCAACAGAATACCTTGCAAAACTTAGCTTTTCAATTTCTTTCTGCAGTTCTTCGACCCTCTTTCTGTAATTTTTGACCTCTTCAGAAAGCTGATCAGCACGATTTTTTTCTTCTGATGCCTTCTTTTTATACGCTTCTGCAGCCTTTCTTTGCTTTTCCACTTTTTTCATTTCTGATTTAACACGGTTTTTCTCAATCGCCACCTTTTGTTCCATTTCCTGGAGCCTTTTTTGGGCTGCATCGGAATTCACAATTACATCTACCATAGTAACATCTCTCTCCACTGCCTTTGGACCAAGCTCAGGTGAGAATTGAGCAGTTCCTAGAGTCGTCCCTTTACGGGGTATGATGTTAACCGTTTTACCATATGCCATGAGTTCACCAATCTCCTTCTTCAAATTATCAATCTTTTGTCTATCCTGTTCCAGCTGACGATATAGATCAGTAGCACGGCTCTTTTCATCCATGGCCATCTTGCGGTTGGTTTCTGCAATCTTCTTTTGATCAGCAGCCTTCGCCACTGCTGTATCTACACGTTTTCTCTCTTTAGATGTGTTTTCTCTTTCTGCCTCCAGCTGCTTCTTAGCATCTTCAAATTCCAAAGTCACTGAAGCTAACTTTGATTTCACTTGTTCAGCTTCCTTCGTCAGATTTTCCAAATTAAGTCTATTTCCTTCGGTTCTTTTTCTTTCAACATCAGCAAGTCTCCTTTCTTCATCAGCCTTTGTTTTCTCAACCTTCAATTTTGTCCTCAACTCGTCCACCTTTTTCCTCTCCAACTCAGTCTTCTTCTTCTCTGACTCTGCTCTCACTCTTTCTTTATCGACAAGCACCTTCAGCTCGTTTACCTTGCTTTCCCTCTCAGAGAGATGCTCCTTAAGCTCTCTAATTTCTCTACCTCCACCATTAGCCACCAATTGATGCTTCAAGGAAAGAATCTCATTCTTCAACCCAGCAATTTCACTCTCTAAAGAAACCCTTAAAGCAGATTCCTTTACTTTTTCCTCCTTTTCATTGTTTGCCCTAAGTTTCTCATCCTCAACAGCtggaaaaaaagaacaaaatacaGCAGCAAGTCAATGTCTGTCAATGACAAGAAACAGAGCATGTAATCAACAAGGGGAACAACCTCACTAGCAAAGCTAAACAAGACCAGAGAGAGTATGCTTAAAATTAGATAAGCTTAAAGAGAACTCCTAACATACTAACCATCAGACAGAAGATAAACTCAAAACTTGCTACTAcgatttcaaaaatcaaaaaccaCTTAAGCTATTGGGAGGTTCACCAAGCAGCTCGGTATAGTCAAACTAGGTAAATATTTACGTGCACCGATGTTTACACCAAACCAAACAAAGCAGTTAAAAATTAAAGTGAGCATGCATATCATTTTACCACGTTTAAGTGGTAAATCAGTGTATGAAGTACACATTACCTTCACTAGTTTGGTGTAAAGACCATGTGCGAGTAAGTTCTACCGTCAAACTATTCCTTTACTTCCTTTTGTTTTGTAACCTATAAATTTCTCTGTGCTTCTAATTTAAAATTAATACTCATTTTCAGAAACTAAAGGGTGAATCCAaagtaaaaaaagtaaaaatacctTTCCTGAGAGAGAGATTTTCAGATTGCATCTTCAAAACTTGTTCCTCGTAAATGGAGAGACCTTTACGAAGCGCATTTCTCCTATCTTCAAGCTTTGCGTAGCCGTCTTTCAGTTTACTGTACTTCTCTTTCCACTGCAAACACAGTGCAAAAATCAACCAAAAactaaagaaacaaaagaaaaattgaaTGTTAAGCCAatagaaaccctaaatcgaaatgCTTACAGATATACAGCAGGGATTTGTAAGCTCTTCTTTTATCATTACATCATCCGCCATTGATGTTGATTCGTACATATAAAAACCTTAAAATCTTTACTTTCGGGAAATTTACGCATTCGCACGGAGACTAGGCATTACTGCTTGCATAAATCCCACAGTTGAACCCTAGCATTGAAAAGGTTCACTCAACCGCCAATACAGCTCACTAAGAAGTTAGAACCCCTAGGCTAAACCCTATTTTCGAATTCTTAAACAGTTAGAAAACTTGAGAACCGGACCCTCGGCATATCTTCGCCCCTTCGGGTTTTATCAGTCACGCAGACAGCGTATATCGAACCGGGTCCGCCGCCTAACGCCGTTTCCAGTGCTGTTCAACTCGGACGACAAGTATGAATTATGGTTTTTGATTAAACAtgagtttaaaaaagaaaaaaatctaaaCCAAAGTCATGAATATTTGTACAACTATTAGTTTTAGGTGTGTGTTATAGTTTTAAAATTAGTTTTGAATAATGCgtttgaattataaaataaaaataagatataCTATGAATATTGATCTCATTTAGAATATCACCAAGATGAGGTGATCTAATAATGTAAAAATTCATTACATATTCATTATAAGTGTGTGCATACAAGTTAAAACAATTTTTAGAATGGTCTCTATCGTGTCAATAAATATAGTAGGACGTAACATAagctcacgccttccgcatgggtcCGGATCGCTAATTtttttttccggaccatcaaaaatgacatacGAAACATTAGTCATCGCCCCGCCTAGCTAAATAAATAGTGAAATCCTACTTTATGGAAATCCTCAAAGAATATCTTATAGAAAAATTTTGTTaactatcaaaacaaacaagtaaaaaaaaaattatcacgataatttatcaaataatacaaattgaaaatttgagtttTTTGGTCTTAGCATTAGGAATGAAgagtgtatagggtaaaatatgttcatattaaattCTCACATAATAAAGTGACACGTGAGGCCGAAAGTAGATAAAAAGCAAGGCAAATGGCAATCAAGTCCGAAGCAAAAGGTATGCTCCCGGAACCAGAATTTTTGTTGTCTTATTTCGATTTCAATGCTAAGTCTTACAttcttgtttaatttatttatcattttgggatcaaatcgattcacttgtctataaactatatataaattcaattataCCGTTCTACGGGTAAACAAAGAGATTGACCTATAGCTCCTAcgaaaaaaatgataaatgataATTAATATAAACTTTAAAAATGACTATTGTCGAGTTAATAAATTACAATAAATAACTtaatatatagaaaaaatataGAAAGTTGTCA
Proteins encoded in this window:
- the LOC107813794 gene encoding uncharacterized protein LOC107813794 isoform X2 — translated: MYESTSMADDVMIKEELTNPCCISWKEKYSKLKDGYAKLEDRRNALRKGLSIYEEQVLKMQSENLSLRKAVEDEKLRANNEKEEKVKESALRVSLESEIAGLKNEILSLKHQLVANGGGREIRELKEHLSERESKVNELKVLVDKERVRAESEKKKTELERKKVDELRTKLKVEKTKADEERRLADVERKRTEGNRLNLENLTKEAEQVKSKLASVTLEFEDAKKQLEAERENTSKERKRVDTAVAKAADQKKIAETNRKMAMDEKSRATDLYRQLEQDRQKIDNLKKEIGELMAYGKTVNIIPRKGTTLGTAQFSPELGPKAVERDVTMVDVIVNSDAAQKRLQEMEQKVAIEKNRVKSEMKKVEKQRKAAEAYKKKASEEKNRADQLSEEVKNYRKRVEELQKEIEKLSFARYSVDCPLRAHDSSVHVETAKVKLLQKQLKLEKMLVKHAKKVAKFEKTRNYILQQNLVSLKQELVHFSRRLNILDGCFFQGDEHALEKVCSFNLKSNYSSLVASDTHCHFGNDSVQLAAVGSDLSKQKIECNVPSLPISGVNNPVSLSGINSKLEPLLRGSSKKVLQSSAMNSSSASFSDGLLVGSQDRCASITTSAKSAEEKLDVELTISSLPGDARKKCIENVVAIADSNVKSPISCISTERRGPHYKRMRRSIDAIESNGILNSRGNKWQRQLSEKTSLHDGKFNSRTDGPAVEKKHLVAEMQHDTCSEHFISRKKRRTSCELGLHPSNKNSVAKTKFDSCGVQSDVCTHPSPTVYSLPETAQDWKDGKDDDLGYIDELVRGDYMKLLNLDSDTDEESYCLAIEMPLSPTLPEIQCHSSEALESISSPLYQGFSNAMGTLVSSDSLDVINVEINSNQLKHCTLDPSDNSSFSKKRDHVDSSKRLNLDTACKLFCSSYANASALCRSDLAAPASEGLQIPLERRVVSLWDSFAKYCVIFSNNNAENSISSIYRATSSCLAQCSASSDPSLRSILVTLLKLEDISNKEKTCVFFSLLLLYISDTATRAFGDDWERDLTLFVNSVAQHIYTELSHEDTRRIFVEYCNFYDVLSLMEDFLLHDKLLVPAVSSDSKLATNSGINLILDGHSVSLCKQTAPTQLLLIGGILLASVCSAVDHVGFVCEASCNILRMRRSDALNILHIFAYLCGSKYFILKEYGLAMTVVKSLVMLIHKNRLSPDPLSCIGSSVESLSKICSGSKCPFSEGAATMDIVASSLLDSLNSYACSAVGSDLMESLNSSRRRVKCDGRKTDESSDDVDLVQWAFVISENSCQLTDTLALVELVAGFMSWDWMFDKIACPLLDLLDYCTTEHNAAAITTLLGQLGRSGLNAFGCEDVRIQRLRSSLCALLCQCDSKRRGLHLQFSIGIALIGLIPLSFEELAESNIEVASPANQCDPIDCLRKWFASLSSEQRLFIRHVDAAGLTSY
- the LOC107813794 gene encoding uncharacterized protein LOC107813794 isoform X1 encodes the protein MYESTSMADDVMIKEELTNPCCISWKEKYSKLKDGYAKLEDRRNALRKGLSIYEEQVLKMQSENLSLRKAVEDEKLRANNEKEEKVKESALRVSLESEIAGLKNEILSLKHQLVANGGGREIRELKEHLSERESKVNELKVLVDKERVRAESEKKKTELERKKVDELRTKLKVEKTKADEERRLADVERKRTEGNRLNLENLTKEAEQVKSKLASVTLEFEDAKKQLEAERENTSKERKRVDTAVAKAADQKKIAETNRKMAMDEKSRATDLYRQLEQDRQKIDNLKKEIGELMAYGKTVNIIPRKGTTLGTAQFSPELGPKAVERDVTMVDVIVNSDAAQKRLQEMEQKVAIEKNRVKSEMKKVEKQRKAAEAYKKKASEEKNRADQLSEEVKNYRKRVEELQKEIEKLSFARYSVDCPLRAHDSSVHVETAKVKLLQKQLKLEKMLVKHAKKVAKFEKTRNYILQQNLVSLKQELVHFSRRLNILDGCFFQGDEHALEKVCSFNLKSNYSSLVASDTHCHFGNDSVQLAAVGSDLSKQKIECNVPSLPISGVNNPVSLSGINSKLEPLLRGSSKKVLQSSAMNSSSASFSDGLLVGSQDRCASITTSAKSAEEKLDVELTISSLPGDARKKCIENVVAIADSNVKSPISCISTERRGPHYKRMRRSIDAIESNGILNSRGNKWQRQLSEKTSLHDGKFNSRTDGPAVEKKHLVAEMQHDTCSEHFISRKKRRTSCELGLHPSNKNSVAKTKFDSCGVQSDVCTHPSPTVYSLPETAQDWKDGKDDDLGYIDELVRGDYMKLLNLDSDTDEESYCLAIEMPLSPTLPEIQCHSSEALESISSPLYQGFSNAMGTLVSSDSLDVINVEINSNQLKHCTLDPSDNSSFSKKRDHVDSSKRLNLDTACKLFCSSYANASALCRSDLAAPASEGLQIPLERRVVSLWDSFAKYCVIFSNNNAENSISSIYRATSSCLAQCSASSDPSLRSILVTLLKLEDISNKDIHLYFVLQISIWEKTCVFFSLLLLYISDTATRAFGDDWERDLTLFVNSVAQHIYTELSHEDTRRIFVEYCNFYDVLSLMEDFLLHDKLLVPAVSSDSKLATNSGINLILDGHSVSLCKQTAPTQLLLIGGILLASVCSAVDHVGFVCEASCNILRMRRSDALNILHIFAYLCGSKYFILKEYGLAMTVVKSLVMLIHKNRLSPDPLSCIGSSVESLSKICSGSKCPFSEGAATMDIVASSLLDSLNSYACSAVGSDLMESLNSSRRRVKCDGRKTDESSDDVDLVQWAFVISENSCQLTDTLALVELVAGFMSWDWMFDKIACPLLDLLDYCTTEHNAAAITTLLGQLGRSGLNAFGCEDVRIQRLRSSLCALLCQCDSKRRGLHLQFSIGIALIGLIPLSFEELAESNIEVASPANQCDPIDCLRKWFASLSSEQRLFIRHVDAAGLTSY
- the LOC107813794 gene encoding uncharacterized protein LOC107813794 isoform X3, yielding MYESTSMADDVMIKEELTNPCCISWKEKYSKLKDGYAKLEDRRNALRKGLSIYEEQVLKMQSENLSLRKAVEDEKLRANNEKEEKVKESALRVSLESEIAGLKNEILSLKHQLVANGGGREIRELKEHLSERESKVNELKVLVDKERVRAESEKKKTELERKKVDELRTKLKVEKTKADEERRLADVERKRTEGNRLNLENLTKEAEQVKSKLASVTLEFEDAKKQLEAERENTSKERKRVDTAVAKAADQKKIAETNRKMAMDEKSRATDLYRQLEQDRQKIDNLKKEIGELMAYGKTVNIIPRKGTTLGTAQFSPELGPKAVERDVTMVDVIVNSDAAQKRLQEMEQKVAIEKNRVKSEMKKVEKQRKAAEAYKKKASEEKNRADQLSEEVKNYRKRVEELQKEIEKLSFARYSVDCPLRAHDSSVHVETAKVKLLQKQLKLEKMLVKHAKKVAKFEKTRNYILQQNLVSLKQELVHFSRRLNILDGCFFQGDEHALEKVCSFNLKSNYSSLVASDTHCHFGNDSVQLAAVGSDLSKQKIECNVPSLPISGVNNPVSLSGINSKLEPLLRGSSKKVLQSSAMNSSSASFSDGLLVGSQDRCASITTSAKSAEEKLDVELTISSLPGDARKKCIENVVAIADSNVKSPISCISTERRGPHYKRMRRSIDAIESNGILNSRGNKWQRQLSEKTSLHDGKFNSRTDGPAVEKKHLVAEMQHDTCSEHFISRKKRRTSCELGLHPSNKNSVAKTKFDSCGVQSDVCTHPSPTVYSLPETAQDWKDGKDDDLGYIDELVRGDYMKLLNLDSDTDEESYCLAIEMPLSPTLPEIQCHSSEALESISSPLYQGFSNAMGTLVSSDSLDVINVEINSNQLKHCTLDPSDNSSFSKKRDHVDSSKRLNLDTACKLFCSSYANASALCRSDLAAPASEGLQIPLERRVVSLWDSFAKYCVIFSNNNAENSISSIYRATSSCLAQCSASSDPSLRSILVTLLKLEDISNKDIHLYFVLQISIWEKTCVFFSLLLLYISDTATRAFGDDWERDLTLFVNSVAQHIYTELSHEDTRRIFVEYCNFYDVLSLMEDFLLHDKLLVPAVSSDSKLATNSGINLILDGHSVSLCKQTAPTQLLLIGGILLASVCSAVDHVGFVCEASCNILRMRRSDALNILHIFAYLCGSKYFILKEYGLAMTVVKSLVMLIHKNRLSPDPLSCIGSSVESLSKICSGSKCPFSEGAATMDIVASSLLDSLNSYACSAVGSDLMESLNSSRRRVKCDGRKTDESSDDVDLVQWAFVISENSCQLTDTLALVELVAGFMSWDWMFDKIACPLLDLLDYCTTEHNAAAITTLLGQLGRESFKAWIRTLTGNIEVWS